The window GCATACGCCGCGACAGGCGCCTCGTGGGTGACGAGAACGACCGCCGTGCCCTCCTCCCGGACCGCCCGCACGATCGCCAGCATCACCTGCTCGCCGTTGAGCTGGTCGAGCGCGCCGGTGGGCTCGTCGGCGAAGAGCACCCGGGGTCTGGTCACCATGGCCCGGGCCACCGCGCATCGCTGCTGCTGCCCGCCGGACATCGCGCCGGGCATCTGGTCGGCGACGTCGGCGACACCGAACCGGTCGAGCCAGGCGAGCGCCGACTCCCGCGCTTCTCGCCGCCCCGAACCGGCGAGAAGCAACGGCAGGGCGACGTTCTCCGCGGCGGTCAACTCGGGCACCATCTGCCCGAACTGGAACAGCACCCCGAAATCGGTACGCCGTAGGCGGGACCGGGCCGCCTCGGACCACAACCCGATGTTCTGCTCGCGGAAGACCACCGAACCCCGATCGGCGCGGAGGATCCCGGCCAGGCAGTGCAGAAGTGTGGACTTGCCGCAGCCGCTCGGGCCGGTGACCGCCACGATCTCGCCCTCGGCGACGCTCAGGTCGACCCCGCGCAGCGCCGGAGTGGCGCCGTAGTCCTTGGTGATTCCAGTGCCGGTCAACAGCGGAGTGGTCACGCGGTCACTTCCTTCTGCAGGTCGGCGACACGGGCCAGCGTGGTCTGCAACCAGCGCAGGTCGGCGTCGAGGTGGCCGATGGCGTAGTCGGCGGCGACGACGTCGCCGACAGTGGCGCCCGGGGCGGTCTTGACCGCGGTCAACTCACGCAGCCGGGTCATGTGGGCGAGCCGTTGGGCGGTGAGGTACTCCCGGGCGCGGTCGGCGTCGGCGGCGAGCAGGGCGACCACCACCTTGGCGAAGAGGGTGCTCGTCACATACGGCGCGGGCGGCTCGATCTCGGTCAGCCACCGGGTGAGCCGGTCCCGGCCGGAACCGGTCAACGTATACGCCGTCCGCTCCGGGCCTCCCTCCTGCTCCTGACCGGACTGCTCGACGAACCCGTCGCGCTCCAACCGCCCGAGCGTGGAGTAGACCTGGCCGTACGCCAATGGTTTGGCCTGTGGCAGTCGCTCGTCGTGTGCCCGCTTGAGGTCGTAGCCGTGTCGCGGACCGCCGGCGAGCAACCCCAGAAGGACATGCGCCGTGGACATGGGCGCTACTATTCACTCAGTGAATAGCCGCCGTCAAGCCACCACGGCGAGGAGGAAGTGATGTCAGAGCGAGCGCCGCAGCGCGACGACGGCGATGTCGTCGGCCTGTTCCCGGGCTCCGGCCAGCTGGCTGTGCAGACGCCGGCAGAACGCGTCGAGGTCGTCCTCGACCAGGGCCGCGCCGGCTGCGAGGGCGCTCAGTCCCTGGTCGAGGTCGGCGTCCCGACGCTCGATCAGGCCGTCGGTGTAAAGCACCAGGGTGCCGCCGGGCGGCAGGATGTATTCGATCTCGGCCCGCCGGGGTGCGGTGATGCCGAGCAGCGCCCCGCGCGGCTGAAGATACTGCACGTCACCGCCGACGTGGACGAGTGGCGGCAGATGCCCGGCGCTGGCCATCCGGATCCGGCCGGTCGAGGGTTCCAGAGTGAGCAGGCAGAGGGTGGCCGACTCGGCCGGCAGCACGGTCCGCATGAATCGGTTGACCAGTTCCAGCACCGCCGCCGGCGAGTGCCCCTCGACGGCGTATGCGCGGACGGCGTGCCTGATCTCGGCCATCACCGTGGCGGCGTGCAGCGAGTGCCCGGCCACGTCGCCGATCGCGACGAGGAGCCGGTCCTCGAGCACCGTGAGTTCGTAGAAGTCGCCGCCGACCTCGGTCTGTGCGCTGGCCGGCTCGTAGAGGACGCCCAGATCGACGCCGGACACCTCGGGCAGGCGCGACTGGAGCAGGCTGCGCTGGAGGGTGACCGCGATCCGGTGCTCCTCGTCGAAGGATCGCTGTGCCTCCACGGCTGCGGCGACCGCCTGGGAGAGCTGCCGGAGCACCGGGAAGCCGGGGGTCTGTGAGCTGCCGGGCACGGCGACGTAGACCGGCGGGCGGTCGGCGCGCAGTCGGGCCGCGGCGACCGCGACGGTCTCCCCCTCCGGCCAGCCGACGACGTCCCAGTCGGCCGGCTCGTCACTGCGCACCAGCGACCCGACCGCGACCTGATGCCTCGGGACCGCCCACCGGCGCACCGTCGGAGGGCTGCCCGACGCGGCCAGGCTCTCCCCATCGAAGGTCTCGGCGACCACCACGACCGGCCCGCCGAAGATGTCGGCGGCACCCTCGGCCGCGGCTGAGAGCAGGGTCGGCAGCGTGGACGCCGAGTTGATCGCCAGGGTGGCCTCGGCCAGCCGCACCATCCGTTGGGCGAGCAGTTCGGCGCGCTGCCGGGCGCGGTAGTAGCGGAGGACGGCCTGGGCGGTGGCGATCAGTTCGTCCGGTTCGATCGGCTCGACGAGGTAGGCGTCGGCACCGCGGTTCAGTCCCTGGGTGCGGTCACCGACGTCGACGGCGTGCGCGGACACGTGGATCACCGGGAGTACGCCGTACCGCGAATCGCTCTTGATCGTCTCGCAGACGTCGAATCCGCTCATGTCGGGCAGTTTCACGTCGAGCACGACCAGGTCGACCTCGGCTTCCAGGAGCCGGGCGAGGGCCGCGCCGCCGGTCTCCGCCTCAAGCACTGTGAAACCGGCTCGGCTCAGCCAGCTGACCAGGAGATATCGCTTGGTCGGGCTGTCGTCGACGACGAGGACGGTGGCCGACATCATGACTTCAGGGGGAGCCGTAGGGTGAAGGTGCTGCCCTCACCGGGGGTGGAGTCGACCCGCAGGGCGCCACCGAGGATTCCGGCGAGCCGCCGGGCATACGGCAGGCCGAGGCCGGTGCCCTTGCCGCTGACCGGCCGGCTGCCGGGCACCTGATAAAACTCCTCGAAAATGCGTTCCTGCAGCTCGGGAGGTATGCCATAGCCGGTGTCGGCGACGACGAACTCGGCGTCGCCGTCGGTCCGACGCACGCTGAGCCGCACCGAGCCGGCCTCGGTGAACTTGAGCGCGTTCGTGAGGAGGTTGCGCAGCACCTGGGCGAGCAGCACCTCGTCGGAGCGCAAGGTGGGCACCCCCGGCTCGTCGACCGCGAAGTCGACCTCGGGCCGGGTGGCGAGCGGGCGCAGAGTGCCGCGCAACTGACCGAAGACCGCTTTCAGATCCACCTCCGACCAGTTCGGCTCGATCCGGCCGGCCTCCGCCTTGGCCAGGTCGAGCAGGCCGTTGACCAGCGTCAGCAGGTCGGTGGCGGAACCGCGGATCAGGTCGACCTGGCGGCGCTGCTCGGTGGTGAGTTCGTCGGAGCCGGAGTCGGTGAGCAGGCGTCCGAGGCCGATGATCGCGGTGACCGGGGCGCGCAGTTCGTGGCTGACGTTGGCCAGGAAACGGCTCTTGGCCTCGCTGGCCGCGGCGAGCTGCTCCGATTTCTCGTCGAGCTCGGCGTAGAGGGCGACCACGCCACGATTGGTCTCCTCCAGCTCCTGGGAGAGCTGGTTGTAGAGGGCCATCACACCGCGGTTGGTCTCCTCCAGCTCGGCGTTGAGCCGGGCCAGGTCGTCACGCTGGGCGCGCACCTCGTCGAGGGCGGCGATGAGCTGCTGATTCTGCACCGCCAGCTCATCGAGCGGGGTGCCGGGCACATGGCGGGCCAGTCCGGCGCGGATCTCCTCCATCCGGTCGGGGGTCAGCAGGGGGGCGCCGAGCGGCAGGCGCCGCGCCATCCGGACCACTGTGCCCGTCCCACCATCGTCGACCTCCATCGTGTCGACCAGGCGGCCGACCTGCTGCAAATGTTCAGCGAGCCGGGCCGTGTCCCCGGTTCCGGGGTGCGCCATGGCTACGTGGAGGGTAGGTACCCCGATCGTTTCAACGGTGAACGTGACGTCGGTGTGTCCGGCTGCGAGCAGCACCCGGCCGATCTCGCTGAGCGCGGTCGCCACCCGGGTCTGGTCCTGGGATTCCAGGCCGACCCTCTGGGCCACCTCCCGCCCGAGTTGCCGCACCACGAAGATGTCATGCTCGACCCGCAGGCGCATGCGCATCAGCGGCTCGCCGGTCATGAGAACCGCGCCACCAGCACGCCCGCGTCGTCCCGGCGGGTTCCGGCGTCTCGCAGCAGGGTGCCCGCGATCACCTCGGGGGTGCGGGTGATCAGTCCTGGATACTCGCTGAGGTTCCAGCGCTCGACCAGGCCGTCGGTGTGCATCACCAGGATCGCGCCGGGGGCGAGCGGGTAGTCGTACTCCCGGATCTGTCGTCGTTGATGCCCGGCGATGCCCGGCATGGAGACCATGCCTCGCCGGCTGCCGTCCGGCGCGAGGACGGTGCCGGAGATATTGCCGAGACCGGCATAACGGACCACCCCGGCCGACGGATCCGGTTCGGCGACGGCGAGAGCGGCGCCTCGGGTGTGCCCGAGGGTACGGTGCAGCGCCTCCACCACCTGTGCCGGCGGCACGGCCGGCGCCCGCAGGAACACGCGCACCGCCTCGTGCGACGCGGCCGCGGCCAGGCCACCGTGCCCGAGCCCGTCACTGAGCAGAAGCTGCCGGCGCCCGTCGATCTCGCGGATCGCGAAGGCGTCCCCACTGACCGTCTCCCCGGTCAGCGGCCTGGTCAGCCCGGCCGCCCAGCCCGAATCGGGAAGCGCGTCCGGCCACACCTGCACGCTCAGCACGGTCCCCTTGCCGGGAACCGAGTGCAGATCCCATCGGCTGGCCTGACGCAGGATGGCGCCGAGCCCGATGCCGAGCGTGCCCGCGGTGGAATGCCCGTCGCCGATGGAGAGCTGGACGTCGGCCATACCGGGCCCGCTGTCGATCGCGATCAACTCGACCCCGGCCTGGTCGGCGGCCCGGACCACGCGCACCAGAATCGTGCCCTGGGCCGCATGTTTGACCAGGTTGCCGGCCGCTTCGGCGGCGACGATGGAGAGGTCCGCGACGCGCTGCTCGGGCATGTCGAGGCTGGCGGCCAGGCGTTCGGCGGCCCGGCGCACGGCCGAGGCCGTCCCCGGCTCCTCCACCCGAAACCAGACCCCTCCGTCCAGGAGTCCTTCGGGTAGGGACGCCACCGCGCCTCCGCTCATCGGCACCACTTGACGATCGTAATGGTCGTGCCCTTACCCGGCTCAGTATCGATCTTGAACTCGTCGACCAGGCGACGTGCACCACTGAGACCGAGGCCCAGCCCGCCACCGGTGGTGTAACCATCGGTGAGGGCCAGGTCGAGATCGGCGATACCGGGCCCCTGATCGGCGAACACGATCTGGATACCGGCTCGCCGTTCGTTGTGGACGCGGGTCACCTCGACCTCGCCGCCACCACCGTAGACCAGTGTGTTGCGGGCCAACTCGCTCGCGGCGGTGACGAGTTTCGTCTGATCCACCAGGGACAACTTCACCGCCACGGCGACGGTACGCACCAGCTGCCGAACCCGGACGACGTCCTGGTCGGTCACGACCGGAAGGCGCTGGCTCTCGTCGTTCACGGCGTGGTTACCGCTGCCGCGCCGGACTCGTCCTCGTCGTCGAACAGCTCGTCGTCGTCGGGACGGCTGCCGAGCATCTCGATGCCCAGCTCGACGTTGAGAGCGGTCCGGATGCCGGGCAGCGACAGCCCGAGCTCGACCAGCGTGATCGCCACTGCCGGGCGCATGCCGACGACCACGGTCTCGGCGTCCAGGACCCGGGAGACCGAGGCGATGGTCGCGAGGGTACGGCCGACGAACGAGTCGACGATGTCGAGCGCGCTGATGTCGATGATCACACCGTGCACGCCCGTCGCGACGATCCGCTCGGCGAGGTCCTCCTGCAGTTGCAGGGCGACCTGGTCCTCCATGTCGATCTGGATGGAGACCAGCAGGATGTCGCCGATCTTCAGGACCGGGACCCGCTCCATGTCAGCGTCCCGACCGCTTGTTCTGGCTGATCACGTAGCGCAGGGCGTCGGCGAGCGAGGCCTTGGTCGCGATGTCGCCGAACTCGATGCCGAGGGCGACGATGGTCTGTGCGATCTGCGGACGGATGCCGGAGATGATGCAGTCGGCGCCCATCAGACGGGCCGCCACCACGGTCTTGAGAACGTGCTGGGCGACCTGGGTGTCGACCGCCGGCACACCGGTGATGTCGATGATCGCGTACGGCGAACCGGTGTCCACCAGAGTCTGCAGCAGGCGCTCCATCACCACCTGGGCCCGCGCCGAGTCGAGGGTGCCGACCAGAGGCACCGCGACGACGCCCTCCCACAGTTTCACCACCGGTGTGGAGAGCTCGAGCAGCTGCTCCGCCTGGTCCGCGATGATCGACTCACGGACCCGCACGTAGCTGTCGAAGGTGAAGAGCGCGGCCTGGTCGACGAAACCGGAGAAGGCCACGTAGTCGCGCAGGGTGGCGGCGTCACTCTGGTCGCCGAGCACCTCGAGCGTCGCGTCCTTGAGCGCGTAGACGCTGACCGCCGTCTCGGTGGCGCTGAACCCCTGCCGGGCTCGGTTGCTGGAGAGCTCGTTGAGCTGAGCGCGCAGCTCGGCGCTCGCCTCCTGACTCAGATCGGCGGCCCCACCGGCGAACGCCTGCTGGAATCCGCGCTGCAGGTCGTTGGTCTGTCGGCGCAGCTCGGCGCTGCTCAACCGGCCCCGCAGGCCGGCGGCGACCAACTCGGTCCAGCGGGCCGCCAGCTGCTCGGACCGCCCCTCCAGCAGTTCGGCGAAGCGCCTCGCCTCGTCCGGACTGAGCGGCATCAGTGCCTCCCCCAACTACAGCGATCCAGCGCAACGGCCGGACTTTACCATCAGGGTGTCCAATAGTTGCTGTAAGCCAAGTAACGGACCGAGAGCCAAAGGCGCGTCCCGTTCTGCGCGTCACCGGGTACGTGGAGTACCGTTCAGCAATAACTGGAGGTCGGCGAATGTCCCTGACGGTACAAACGGAACAGCGTGACGACATGGTGGTCGTGTCGGTCGCTGGCGAGCTCGACATGGCAACCGCCCCCCAGCTGCAGGATCAGATCAGTGACCTGCTGGAGAAGGGCCGGACCCGCTTGGTATTCGACCTCGCTGAGGTGTCCTTCTGCGACTCGACCGGTCTCTCGGTCTTCG of the Actinoplanes sichuanensis genome contains:
- a CDS encoding ATP-binding SpoIIE family protein phosphatase, whose translation is MSGGAVASLPEGLLDGGVWFRVEEPGTASAVRRAAERLAASLDMPEQRVADLSIVAAEAAGNLVKHAAQGTILVRVVRAADQAGVELIAIDSGPGMADVQLSIGDGHSTAGTLGIGLGAILRQASRWDLHSVPGKGTVLSVQVWPDALPDSGWAAGLTRPLTGETVSGDAFAIREIDGRRQLLLSDGLGHGGLAAAASHEAVRVFLRAPAVPPAQVVEALHRTLGHTRGAALAVAEPDPSAGVVRYAGLGNISGTVLAPDGSRRGMVSMPGIAGHQRRQIREYDYPLAPGAILVMHTDGLVERWNLSEYPGLITRTPEVIAGTLLRDAGTRRDDAGVLVARFS
- a CDS encoding anti-sigma regulatory factor, which codes for MNDESQRLPVVTDQDVVRVRQLVRTVAVAVKLSLVDQTKLVTAASELARNTLVYGGGGEVEVTRVHNERRAGIQIVFADQGPGIADLDLALTDGYTTGGGLGLGLSGARRLVDEFKIDTEPGKGTTITIVKWCR
- a CDS encoding PadR family transcriptional regulator, producing the protein MSTAHVLLGLLAGGPRHGYDLKRAHDERLPQAKPLAYGQVYSTLGRLERDGFVEQSGQEQEGGPERTAYTLTGSGRDRLTRWLTEIEPPAPYVTSTLFAKVVVALLAADADRAREYLTAQRLAHMTRLRELTAVKTAPGATVGDVVAADYAIGHLDADLRWLQTTLARVADLQKEVTA
- a CDS encoding sensor histidine kinase, translating into MTGEPLMRMRLRVEHDIFVVRQLGREVAQRVGLESQDQTRVATALSEIGRVLLAAGHTDVTFTVETIGVPTLHVAMAHPGTGDTARLAEHLQQVGRLVDTMEVDDGGTGTVVRMARRLPLGAPLLTPDRMEEIRAGLARHVPGTPLDELAVQNQQLIAALDEVRAQRDDLARLNAELEETNRGVMALYNQLSQELEETNRGVVALYAELDEKSEQLAAASEAKSRFLANVSHELRAPVTAIIGLGRLLTDSGSDELTTEQRRQVDLIRGSATDLLTLVNGLLDLAKAEAGRIEPNWSEVDLKAVFGQLRGTLRPLATRPEVDFAVDEPGVPTLRSDEVLLAQVLRNLLTNALKFTEAGSVRLSVRRTDGDAEFVVADTGYGIPPELQERIFEEFYQVPGSRPVSGKGTGLGLPYARRLAGILGGALRVDSTPGEGSTFTLRLPLKS
- a CDS encoding STAS domain-containing protein, with the translated sequence MSLTVQTEQRDDMVVVSVAGELDMATAPQLQDQISDLLEKGRTRLVFDLAEVSFCDSTGLSVFVRAKNSTDDAGGTVRLAAPQRGVLRILEVSGLVEVLHTYPTVDEAVAADEPALD
- a CDS encoding fused response regulator/phosphatase; translated protein: MMSATVLVVDDSPTKRYLLVSWLSRAGFTVLEAETGGAALARLLEAEVDLVVLDVKLPDMSGFDVCETIKSDSRYGVLPVIHVSAHAVDVGDRTQGLNRGADAYLVEPIEPDELIATAQAVLRYYRARQRAELLAQRMVRLAEATLAINSASTLPTLLSAAAEGAADIFGGPVVVVAETFDGESLAASGSPPTVRRWAVPRHQVAVGSLVRSDEPADWDVVGWPEGETVAVAAARLRADRPPVYVAVPGSSQTPGFPVLRQLSQAVAAAVEAQRSFDEEHRIAVTLQRSLLQSRLPEVSGVDLGVLYEPASAQTEVGGDFYELTVLEDRLLVAIGDVAGHSLHAATVMAEIRHAVRAYAVEGHSPAAVLELVNRFMRTVLPAESATLCLLTLEPSTGRIRMASAGHLPPLVHVGGDVQYLQPRGALLGITAPRRAEIEYILPPGGTLVLYTDGLIERRDADLDQGLSALAAGAALVEDDLDAFCRRLHSQLAGAREQADDIAVVALRRSL
- a CDS encoding STAS domain-containing protein yields the protein MERVPVLKIGDILLVSIQIDMEDQVALQLQEDLAERIVATGVHGVIIDISALDIVDSFVGRTLATIASVSRVLDAETVVVGMRPAVAITLVELGLSLPGIRTALNVELGIEMLGSRPDDDELFDDEDESGAAAVTTP
- a CDS encoding ABC transporter ATP-binding protein, coding for MTTPLLTGTGITKDYGATPALRGVDLSVAEGEIVAVTGPSGCGKSTLLHCLAGILRADRGSVVFREQNIGLWSEAARSRLRRTDFGVLFQFGQMVPELTAAENVALPLLLAGSGRREARESALAWLDRFGVADVADQMPGAMSGGQQQRCAVARAMVTRPRVLFADEPTGALDQLNGEQVMLAIVRAVREEGTAVVLVTHEAPVAAYADREVVLRDGAVDPTGLGVGAP
- a CDS encoding STAS domain-containing protein, translating into MPLSPDEARRFAELLEGRSEQLAARWTELVAAGLRGRLSSAELRRQTNDLQRGFQQAFAGGAADLSQEASAELRAQLNELSSNRARQGFSATETAVSVYALKDATLEVLGDQSDAATLRDYVAFSGFVDQAALFTFDSYVRVRESIIADQAEQLLELSTPVVKLWEGVVAVPLVGTLDSARAQVVMERLLQTLVDTGSPYAIIDITGVPAVDTQVAQHVLKTVVAARLMGADCIISGIRPQIAQTIVALGIEFGDIATKASLADALRYVISQNKRSGR